The Brassica oleracea var. oleracea cultivar TO1000 chromosome C6, BOL, whole genome shotgun sequence genomic interval CATATCTGCTGTTCCTCTCTATCTCAAAAGCAGAAAATAATGTGGTTTTCTATCTCTTAACATTCACAGAAACAGTTACCAAATTTACAGTTAACATTCTTGCAGCCTTTAGGACAGAACTTGATGCATTCAATATCTCTATGGCAAGTCGCATTAATCTTGTCAGAGTCCATTACAGGTGCTACCGGCGGCAAGCAGTTACAGTTCTTCTTTCCATCAGGACATTTGCCATCGATGCAATTCACTTCTTCCTTCGCCATCTCTCTTGCATCACCTAAAGACGAACCTTCACAAAGACAACACCACAAACTTTAATTACATGTTACAAAACCAAAGCAAAAATTAGATAACAAAGATGAACATGTCTTAGTATATAGAAGAAGAAGCATACAAAAGACTATGATTGTGAGGGAGAACAGGAAGACAAGTTTGAGAGACGTTTTCTCCATTTTGCTTATTGTAATCTCAAAATCTTCTCCTTTTATGTTGTTGATTGTGTGAGAGTGATGAATAGAGAAGTCTTACCGTCTTATTTTATAGAAGAAAGTTAAACTGCAACAAATATTTGTTGAAAAGTTTTACCTAATCAAGTCAGATACTATTTTGGTTACATATTAGTCCACCTTCAATTTTATGAAATCACTTTATAGTTGGATAACTGTTGACAAAAAGTGTTGGATTATTTTGTTTTTGTAGAGGTAAATAAAACAATAGCTGAGATACATTGCTTGAAAATAAATACAAGATAATAGAGTATTTACAACACAATATACAATGACCAATCCTATTATTTCCAAGAGAGACAAGCAGATTTTTCAAACTGAAATTATTTTCCTTTAACAAAAGCCAAAACAAAGAATGAAAGAAACAACATAAAAGCTGCTGCAAAAACTGGTATGCATCTCAAGTTGCTTGCCCTTCTGATCTCTGTGTTCATACTACTCTTTTCAGACTCAGAAAGGAACTCTGGTTCAACCTTAGTTTCTGGTTCTTTCCTTGTTCTCTCATCCTCCTGTTCAGATAGAGAGAAAAGACCACATAACATTAGTACAATAGAGAGAATGATCTATCTTTTGCTTTCCTTACTACACAAGAAAATGTTAAGAATATCTGCATTCAGAATAAATACCTGCCTGCAGACTTTCCGCAAATGCCTCTATTCCACCCCCATCTGTGTTAGAAGGCAGCTCTTTGTCCCCAGCATAAGTTCCATTTCTTTGGTATTTACCTCCCTCTGAGCATTGGTTCACTCTCAGTTTTTCATTTTCCTTTGCCAGGGAATATAACTGCAAAAAGACATTAATGGTTGGCTTCTCTGTCCTCTTTATTTGACAAAGCAAAAAATAATTAGGCACATAGCGCAAGCAACGTACCTGTTCTTTTATACGTTCCCTTTCACTGGATAACTGCATCACCATATCCATCAGAAGCTTGTTTCTCGTAGCTATTTCTTGCGCATATTTCTCTTTTTCTTCTTTAGCTAGATCCAACGATGCTTCCAAGGATTTGGCTCTTTGCCTCAAAGATATCACTTCTTTGTTAAGTACAGAGTTGGTTGTAGAAAGCACAATGCATTGCTCCTCAACTGTCTCACTTCTACTCTCAGCTTTAGAGGCTTTAGATTTAAGATCTTCAATCAAGGTCTCCATGTCCCATATTGCTGAATACAACATGTTCTGCTGTTCTTGACTTGCTTCAGATAATACCTTTGAGTTCTGCAACTGAAATTCTAGTTCCCTGAGTTGCTTCTCCAGCGAGCTCACCTTCTTGGTCTTCTTATCGTCAGCATCTTTAAGGAAACTTAGTTCCTCAGTAAGTTCAAGATTTGCAGCATTTAGCTCTTTAATCTTAGTCTCTCCACTCTCAGCTCTGCTCTCAGCCTCGAAAAGGCTCTCTTTGACAGACTCATTAGCATTCTCCATCTCAGCAAGATGCACCAGAACTTCTTGTTTGGAGGCATTGACACTCCTCAGCTCAACCTCAGTATCTTTCAGTTTCTGTTCAGTTAACTTCACATGTTCCCTCAAAGTGAGTACTTCTGAAACTATCTCTTGATTTTCTTGAATTGTTCCTTCGAGCTTTTTCACCTCAAGATCTTTGGCTTGGAGCTGTGCAGTGATATCTTCAAGCTTAGCTTTAAGTTCAGCTTCTCGTTGAGCTGACCAACTCTGACTAAACTGGATGATCTGAAGACGGCCAACAAGTTCCTTTGAAACACCCATAAACACCTCTGAGGAGTTTTCGGCTTCTAGAAACCGTCCCCATATAAACTCTGATGCTTCTTCCATCCTAGAAGATACCTCTTCTGTGTAGTGCAGCTTGAGTTTCAGCTGCTCTTCGTTCTGCTGAAACTCCATTAGCTTCTTCTCAAGCTCTAGCTCTCTTGACAATGACTTCTCCAGCATCCTCAGAGCATTCTTATGCCTCAAATCAGATGGTCTCAGCGCATACTTTTGCCTCAAATCTTGACCGTTTCCTGAATACTCAGCTGAATCTTCATTTTCACCTACCAACATGTTTTGTCAATAATAATCAGATCGACTTAAACAGATTTAGAATGGTTTAAATCAATTTGAGCCGTATAAATTGAATTTTAAGAAAATCGTTTCGGCTATGACCTATGACCAATTTAGAACCAATCAGCAATGCAAACCAAAATTTAAAGCAACCATATTATGAGAAATGCTTACTTGTTCCATTTCTTATGTAATGAAGTGTTCTTCGAAGCTGAGCCAGTTGCAAAGTGATCTCCGAGACTTGTCCCCTAGACTGCTTCAACGATTCAGCAGATTCAGCCAATTTGCCTTCCATAACGCTATACTCTACCTGTTTGCAAGCAGATAACTTATAAGAAGTGTCAACGATTTGCGCTTCTAGCTCATCCAAAACCTCGTCCACTCCCTTTAACTCAGACTCCAATATACCACATAAAAGATCAAACGTCAAAGCTTTCTCAAAAGACGCTGCAGAAGAACCAAGTGTCCCCATCCCTTCGAGATCATTATCCCAAGCCAAAAGGTGCATAAGAAGAACATGAAGGTTCAGCAGCTTTTCACTAGTGTAAGCCGAGTCTATCTCTAGCTTTGACAATATCTTAAACATCCCTTCTCTCGCTTGCTCCTCCTCACTCATACTAGACAAGGCTTCTTCACCGTGATTATACACATCTTCCTGAGAGATTCCCTCCATCCTTAGCCTGAAAAAAAATCAAAATTAAGAAGTTAGCTAGGAACAAGGAAAAATATAAGCACTCTTTCTTGTCTCAAACAAGTTAAGAACCTCTCGCATTAGTCTCATAGAGCAAACTTTCTATATGAAACAAATAATTAGTTAACTAGTAACAGAACATCTAAGCTAATAAGATAAACTTAATCCCATAATTGAAAATGTTACTACATAAACACATTGACAGTATCTTTTCTCAGATCAAAAGTGCTCACTTTGGACAAAAGCCATATGAGAAGTCAACTTGACAAGTAAGTTTTACTTGATCACACATCGACTTGTACAATTCTGGTAAGACAAAAGAGATCCATTTAACACATGTTACTAATCTACTTCAACAAAAGATTCAAACTTTACCATGAAAGATCAAAACCCAACAAAAAAAAAAGCAAGAAACAAAAATGGTCGGTTCCGGCTTACTTGGAACAGACAAAGACAGAGAGTTGAGAAGTCAAAACAGGATCTGGTAAGAGAGAACTATACCGATGAGGTTTTTATGCGAACTCGGGGAGATGAAGGAACCGATTAGGAAGCTTTGTCCGTCAACGTACTCGACTTTGGTGGAGTTTCAAAGATCCCGGAATGATAATGCTAAAATGCGCAGGTTGTTTACGAGTCAGCTAACGATAAAGAAAGCGCGCGCATGATAGTCGTAAGACTCGGGATTGGAGTTGTGCGCACGTTAGCCGAGGTTTCTTTTTGTGGTGGACGTTGAATTATTGAGAAGAAGAAACAACTTTACTTTAAGGTTTGTCTGCTTCTTATTGGTTTATTTACAGCCAAAAAGGCATAAAATGACAAAATTTCTTTTCTCTCGTGATGTCTGTAACACACCTTCAGATATGTATATAGTTAGACAATTTAATGTGAAATTTTCAAACTTTTAAAAATGTTACTGAGCATATTTATTTTTCTTTAATGTGGAGATAACATGATATATTCGCACTTAAGATTATGATTTTGTCTTATAATTAGTGATTTTTGTAACTACAATGCTAAAATTTAAATATGATTTAAGTTCGATAAAATGCCAAAAGGACATTTTTACTATTGAAATTTGAGCACTTTATGGTAGAATGGCATCTCTGTGTTTTAAAGAAAAAAAAAATGGCAGCCTCATGTACGATGTAGAAGGCTCTAGTTCCAGTTTCTGACTAGTCATGTTTGACAAAAGTCTAGTTGTGAATGGTTATGTGATATAGGAATGATCATTTTATAACAATATCAAAACTAGAACAATTCGGTGATTATAGTGTCCCATGAACAAAAATACGACGGATGCGCTCGGAGTATTCCATGTTAATTTAGAATAAGCATTTGTAAACATTTGTTTTCTTTGTGTGTTTATTGTGGTGAGTGTTAAGGATATGCATAACGATATATTAGATCAAAAATCGTGCTAAAATGTCTCAAGCACGATATTGCATTCCCATTGACTTCTAAAATATGAGTATTGTAAGCTTTTGGGTTTATACTTATGTTTTACGTATGAACAATTAGAATGTTTTATCATATAGTAATAGGTTTGGTAAACTGTCGATGTTTATCTAACTAGAATGAAAAATAAGTCAAAAAACAAGGATAGTTGGGTCAAGATTTTATAAGTAATATAAATCTGGACATTCTAAAACGTGATAGAGTTATGACGTGCGCGCGAACGTGGGGACAAATGGTTGGGACGCGATCGAGTGAGGGTGATTGGGCTCATGATGAGTGACCATGACTATGGATGGAAAATGTATAGAGAATAGAGACCATGCTACTTTGATGTTTACGGCCTTGTGTCCTGCATGTTAAGTATACGACGATATGTACCGTGACTTGGATAGAATTGTTGTGGTGAAGATATTCACACGAGATTACAAAACTATTAGCACGTGCCAAGGTTGTCTCAGATTCCAGAAAAAAATGTATAAAATTTCTATGTAGGTTAATGGGCTTGTATCAAAAACATGTACGAGGGTTATAAGCTCTTAGATCTAGATTTATGTTTTCCATCAGCTCCCTCTATTTATATTCAAGTTCATGGTAAAGTGATGATGCGTTTCTATGAAAGATGGATAAGAGGAATACCTTAAATGATTGCGGTCTTGAGATGGTCAAGATTCTCCTAAGCCTTTGCCTTTATGCAGAGATAGATAATGGTTTCATGTTTATACATTGTCACAATCGTATGCGCAGAGCACTTCTTTTACCAAACATGTTTTTTTTTTAACTAGGATGGGTTCGGGCCTTCGGCCTTAATCCCCTCTGAAGCCCGGAGCCAACCTTTGTATGTACCTGTTACGGCCCTGGACACTCCTCCCCGTCCGAGACTCGAACTCGTGACCTCTCAGACAAATGCCTGAGGTGTTACTAGTTGAGGTAGCTCGTCCGGGTTTTTACCAAACATGTTGCTATCAAGCATTCACTTCAAAATGCAAAATATGTATCCAAGTAACATACTTAATTTTAATATGATTTTTATTTCATTAATTTTTATATTTTGTGGTGTGTTTAATAAACCAAAATTGATTCAAATTTCATATATACATATTTTACCAATTAACTATTTGTGTTATTCGTAAAATATTTTTCATCACTCAAACATTATTCCATTCAACCTTTTTTTTAAAGCACACTTTTGGCATAAACCTTGTAAATTAATAGTATTTGAACTAACACCAAACCAAGTCTAAACTAAGTTTAAACTGAAATTTCATCGAGCCAAACTGTAACTAAATCAAACTACGAATAGTTTTGAATAACTTTTTTGTAAGTAATATGAAACCAGAATCTAAACGTAAACTGAGTTGCTTATTTTTAACCGATGTCATTTACAGGATACTTAAGATCTATTAGACCACCTCCAATGGAAAAAACCCAATTGGAGATGTTCTTAAGTTGTGTTTACAATTAGAATTATTCTTGGTATAGTTTTATTTTAAAAATATAATAATCTTGGTTTAAAACTTTTAATAGTGTTAGAAAACATAATACTAGATTTACTATTTTAAAACCCATATTTATTTGGTCCTTATATGTATATATACACACATAAATGTGTGTGTGTGTCCAACTAAATTATTCATATATGCTTAAAAGTCCAAAATAATACGTGTTAATCAAGTTGACAACGCTATATATATATATATATATATATATATATTTATATTTATTTTTTTTTATTTTTTTTGTGGTCACTAAGTTTAAATGGAAAAGAGTAATACACATGTGGTGATGATGGGTGGAGTTTAGTTCGTAAAATTAACTCAATCAACTCGAATCATTTCGAGCTCTGATGTGGCTCTTATTGTCGTAATTAAAAAAACAAAATAGGTACATTGACCAAAAAAAAAAAAAAAATAAGGAGTACTTTTTTAGCAACAAATCAAATAAAATAGGTACATAGCAGCAGTGTTACAAAAAAAAAGGTACATAGCAGCAGTGTTACAAAAAAAAAAGGTACATAGCAGCAATAAACAAACGAAAGATATTGACTGTTAATAATGCTGCATATGGTTAAAGTATTGTCGATAATTAAAGAATTAAAAATAGAAATGATAAAGTGAAGGTGTAGGCTGGAGATTCCATTATTATAAGGTTTCTTTAGGTCTCTTTGGAACTTGCAAGTCCCAAGGCCAACTAATAATGACCTCGATCTCTGCGCTAACTGGACCGCCCATCTACTCTTCCTTTATTTTATTTGATCTTAGCTTGTAGTTGTTAATACGTTTACACTTGTTCAATCACCAATCCTATAAACAAAAGGATTTGTGTTAGGGAAAACCAAACAATTTGCGTCAATAATCATTTACCTAGTAGTAAAATACACCAACTTGTTAGTATATTAAAAGGGAACTAAATTCGAGTAAACATTTAACCATTGATTGGCAGGTTTTGGATGCAGTTTCGGAATCAAAAGGTGATAGAGGGTTACTGCTGATCAGATAAGTTATTGTGAAATTTATCAGACTGTTTTTTTTTTTGTAACAT includes:
- the LOC106300464 gene encoding WPP domain-interacting tail-anchored protein 2-like isoform X2, with protein sequence MEGISQEDVYNHGEEALSSMSEEEQAREGMFKILSKLEIDSAYTSEKLLNLHVLLMHLLAWDNDLEGMGTLGSSAASFEKALTFDLLCGILESELKGVDEVLDELEAQIVDTSYKLSACKQVEYSVMEGKLAESAESLKQSRGQVSEITLQLAQLRRTLHYIRNGTSENEDSAEYSGNGQDLRQKYALRPSDLRHKNALRMLEKSLSRELELEKKLMEFQQNEEQLKLKLHYTEEVSSRMEEASEFIWGRFLEAENSSEVFMGVSKELVGRLQIIQFSQSWSAQREAELKAKLEDITAQLQAKDLEVKKLEGTIQENQEIVSEVLTLREHVKLTEQKLKDTEVELRSVNASKQEVLVHLAEMENANESVKESLFEAESRAESGETKIKELNAANLELTEELSFLKDADDKKTKKVSSLEKQLRELEFQLQNSKVLSEASQEQQNMLYSAIWDMETLIEDLKSKASKAESRSETVEEQCIVLSTTNSVLNKEVISLRQRAKSLEASLDLAKEEKEKYAQEIATRNKLLMDMVMQLSSERERIKEQLYSLAKENEKLRVNQCSEGGKYQRNGTYAGDKELPSNTDGGGIEAFAESLQEDERTRKEPETKVEPEFLSESEKSSMNTEIRRASNLRCIPVFAAAFMLFLSFFVLAFVKGK
- the LOC106300464 gene encoding WPP domain-interacting tail-anchored protein 2-like isoform X3, yielding MCDQVKLTCQVDFSYGFCPKLRMEGISQEDVYNHGEEALSSMSEEEQAREGMFKILSKLEIDSAYTSEKLLNLHVLLMHLLAWDNDLEGMGTLGSSAASFEKALTFDLLCGILESELKGVDEVLDELEAQIVDTSYKLSACKQVEYSVMEGKLAESAESLKQSRGQVSEITLQLAQLRRTLHYIRNGTSENEDSAEYSGNGQDLRQKYALRPSDLRHKNALRMLEKSLSRELELEKKLMEFQQNEEQLKLKLHYTEEVSSRMEEASEFIWGRFLEAENSSEVFMGVSKELVGRLQIIQFSQSWSAQREAELKAKLEDITAQLQAKDLEVKKLEGTIQENQEIVSEVLTLREHVKLTEQKLKDTEVELRSVNASKQEVLVHLAEMENANESVKESLFEAESRAESGETKIKELNAANLELTEELSFLKDADDKKTKKVSSLEKQLRELEFQLQNSKVLSEASQEQQNMLYSAIWDMETLIEDLKSKASKAESRSETVEEQCIVLSTTNSVLNKEVISLRQRAKSLEASLDLAKEEKEKYAQEIATRNKLLMDMVMQLSSERERIKEQLYSLAKENEKLRVNQCSEGGKYQRNGTYAGDKELPSNTDGGGIEAFAESLQAGG
- the LOC106300464 gene encoding WPP domain-interacting tail-anchored protein 2-like isoform X1, producing MCDQVKLTCQVDFSYGFCPKLRMEGISQEDVYNHGEEALSSMSEEEQAREGMFKILSKLEIDSAYTSEKLLNLHVLLMHLLAWDNDLEGMGTLGSSAASFEKALTFDLLCGILESELKGVDEVLDELEAQIVDTSYKLSACKQVEYSVMEGKLAESAESLKQSRGQVSEITLQLAQLRRTLHYIRNGTSENEDSAEYSGNGQDLRQKYALRPSDLRHKNALRMLEKSLSRELELEKKLMEFQQNEEQLKLKLHYTEEVSSRMEEASEFIWGRFLEAENSSEVFMGVSKELVGRLQIIQFSQSWSAQREAELKAKLEDITAQLQAKDLEVKKLEGTIQENQEIVSEVLTLREHVKLTEQKLKDTEVELRSVNASKQEVLVHLAEMENANESVKESLFEAESRAESGETKIKELNAANLELTEELSFLKDADDKKTKKVSSLEKQLRELEFQLQNSKVLSEASQEQQNMLYSAIWDMETLIEDLKSKASKAESRSETVEEQCIVLSTTNSVLNKEVISLRQRAKSLEASLDLAKEEKEKYAQEIATRNKLLMDMVMQLSSERERIKEQLYSLAKENEKLRVNQCSEGGKYQRNGTYAGDKELPSNTDGGGIEAFAESLQEDERTRKEPETKVEPEFLSESEKSSMNTEIRRASNLRCIPVFAAAFMLFLSFFVLAFVKGK